Genomic segment of Arachis hypogaea cultivar Tifrunner chromosome 16, arahy.Tifrunner.gnm2.J5K5, whole genome shotgun sequence:
TACAGGCCGTGATGCCATCCAATCCATCTTGCATGACTCCTAGCCCACCAGGAAAGCAAATCTCACTGGGCAATGCTAGGACGGAACAACAGTATACCCAATGTACTCCTATAAAGGTGCATCCAAGATCGACGAGGATGATGAGGAGCGAGTCCGACGATGGGCGGCCAATGGATCGTTGGAGCAAAGCGAGGTTTTGGCGTCCTATGAAGGAAGGCAGCATCTATCTTTGCTCCGAGAGGACATATGCTCACTACTGCCCTGGCATTGGGTCACCAGCAACGTAAGTATAATATACTAACTCATTGACATAACGAATATGTTTCTTAATATAGAAAGTGGATAAAACATATGACGCTAACGCAATTTAAACTTTTTTCATGCAGATCATTCAGTGGATGTGTTCAACATTTAATGATTCCGAATCATTGCGGTATAAGGAGGACTTTTACTGTATACCTCCCGGAATTTTGGTATGCACAAATATGCGAAttctaatcaataataatttgagATATGGACCTAAATAGTGCTTTTTTAACAGGAAACCGTGTTGCAGAAGAGGAACTTGGCTTCCTTCAGGGAGGATCCCACCGTTAGTTATGTGGGGCTGGGTCCTCACTTTGGTGATGATTCGATGTTTTTTGACAAGATAGCAGCTTCCATGCAAAAATGGGTAAGTTACTTCGCTACATGAAAAAAACTGTATACTTCTTGTATTATTTAACGCTTGAAGGTTGATGCTTTTGTTTAATTacttacaacctggtgtttattacttggatgttCCTTGTGATAGGCAATAGTGTGTTCCCCTTAATTGTCAAATAGATGGTTCTGAATACGGTTTTTGGTTTTCGTGTCTCAGTCACTTGAATTTGCGTGTGCTTAATTGATGTGTCGTTGGATTTCGTTTCAATAGATGTATTGCAACAcattaaatattttagaaatttcGCATCTATATCTATTTGGTAACTAACTTGATcatgaaaatatatatttctgTTTCCATCATAGTGGTTTGCCCTAGTCTGTATCGATCATCATTGGTGGCTGTATGCCTTTGAGATTGCTCAGAAACGGCTGTGGGTGCTGGATAGTATGAATACAGGAGTGCCTAACAATGAAAGAGTAAAATTACATGCTTATGCGGTATGTATACATCAACAAATTAGTTCGACGTTAGACTTGGTAATTGAAACTGTATGATTTTTAACGTGTGGCTGATCTCCAGGGGAGACTCATTGAAGACATGGCAAAAGTTTCTATGCCCGCATATGAGCACACGGAGAACGGCCTACCGCGTTTCTATGCTAGCGTCCCATAACAAGATAACGGGTCAGTCAAATTTTCTCTAATAACAATATTCTTAATAGCACTTCACTTGATAATGATATCATGGTTGGAAATAATATTCTGTGTTTGTGCATGTAGTTGTGATTGTGGTGTATTCGTCATCAAATTCATGcaattttggtgtttggataagCCATTGCAGCATTGGGACCAGGTGAATTTAAATATGTCATAATAATTAGGTTGAAACCATTTGTAGTCAATTACTTTCTCGTGTTTGAAATTACCCTCCAACACAAAAATGCCATGCAGGACGTTGTACATGAGTTTAGGAAGGATATCATTCTAGACATAGTGCTGGGTCCTCATAATTCAGAAATTGGCAAGGCGCTGCAGGCATTAGAAAGCAATCATGTGCGCCGAAACCAGCCTAGGAAAAAGTCTAAGGCTGTGAGATCACCTTTCACAGCACCGAGCATGAAGAGCATGCTGCAGCGTGCAGGGTTACCCACAAGAAAGCCGAGAAAGGGGGGAAGACAACGGAAGTAGAATTTTTTACTAGGTAGGAAAACTTCAATATAGACACCTGCGATATTACATCTATGTTTTGCTTGTGGTAGAGTTATGCTTCTTAATATGGCATTTTCCGTCTTAATCTAGTTTCTTGTGAGCCTGATAATTACTGTTTCGCTGCAGGTTTATCATTTCATATTGGTGATTTTCTCAAGTTGAGGGTGACAATGAATCGTAAACCTCTGAGTGGATGGTGTCTATAGTAGGGACTCGGATGTTTCTTCTcattgtaaattggatggttctgGATTTGTTTTCTGTTTTGTCATGTTTAAGGCTTTTGAACTTGTTAGTATTTCGTTGATGAGTGAGTGGCTCATCTTTTGTTAGATACTCGTCAGCAGGTTTTGTATATTAGTTATTTCAGGATTCTCAAGCAATGTTTTTTCAAGTTAGTGATTTCACTAGTTCATTAAACAAGTCATTGCACATTGATAATATTGAGTGAACTCTGATCAGTGTATATAACCCTTTTGGTCATGTCTATGCTTAAGTGACTCTTCTGTTCATTAACTCGAGTGGTGTTAACTAATTGGaggtgttctttattttttttgtcattgttttCTATTGGTGGAATTGCGAAGTTGCTGGTAATTAGCGCATTGCACGGACTTCGGTCGTGATCAAGCTACAATAGGTAGGATTTTAAGTGGATGGTGTCTTTGGTAGGGACTTGGATGTTTCTTCTcattgtaaattggatggttttgTATATGATTTCTTTGTTTCGTGCGTTACGCATTAGCGACTGCGTGCACTGCACTGCGATATCAAtgcgttttgttttttttttttgttttaaattctcTTGGTCCGTTTTCACGGTAGATTTAAACCATTTATCAATCGTGAGTTTTATTGTCTTCTCTTTTGTTTCATTGAAAAGATTACAATAAAACATGATAACCATTGGTGACAAAACAGAAAAGGGAATAGTTTATTAGAGTTGTATGTAAAGAATGACACCTAACTCAAACCAAGAAACCTATCTATATATGCCTAAAGGAATTCAACAGGTGCATGAATCCGCCACCTTCCGATGAGTTCCACATAGTAGAATCCTCACATCTTTTATTAAGGGACCCATGATGATCATTATTTGACGGAAGGTGAACCTCATCCTTCAAGATGCACAACGCAAACAGAACAACATACATTAATCAAGAACACCAttgatatataaaaatttaaaatataagccGCAGATAACACATACCGGGTGTGATTTCCTATTCCTTTTTTGCATTGATTTCTTAATTGACTTGTCCAACTCTGCTCCAAGTCTCTTACCCTTAGGCCGTCCTTTGGTCTTGACTCTTGAGGGTCCCTGAATGTCATGTACAACCGCACCGCATGTGCTCTGTGTGGGCACGGTATTCTGAGACGCAGCAGTAGTATTGGAACGCATGCTGGCACGGTAATCAATCAGCTTGGACTTTGCATCCCAAAGGGCAGCTCGCAAGATAGCTGCTTCCTCATCACAAGCAACAAACTCCTGCGCAACGTTATAGAACTCTGAACACAGATGCCTGAACAAGTTGTTGCTTTCATCACTCCGAGCCACGTCATGGCTACTCTTGACATAAGTGTGCTTGCGGATGACATTCTTATTCCATCGAGGAAGAACGTAGCAGCTCGGTACTACGTCAACTCTGTAGTATGACCAGACCGCAAGGGTGTGGCAACACAATATACCAGCGGATTCAAACTTGTTGCACTCGCACTGACCCTTTTGACTCAAAGGGTCAAAGTCGACCCTAAAAGTATGGTAGACTGGCTTCCCCCAAaaaaacttctgcttgtccactGTAATAGAAATTGTATCTCCTTTTTTTTCAATTGACCGAACCATGCAATCAGTTTTTTTTTCTTACCTCCAGTTGAAGAATCCTGAACATACTACTGGTGTATTCCTGCTGAAACTGTCTCTCAATGCCCGTGCTCCCTATACATGGGATAAAACCTTTCGAGTTTGCAGCATCATCTTCCAGCTCCTTTTGCTCCTTGGTGCCGAGGACATTGTCGTATTCATGGACGAACTGAACTAACCCACTCTTGCAATGCAGGTATCCACCATAAAATGCGTGCATACTTTCACTATGCTGTGTACTCCTCATGCCTGCCCAAAATTCACTCTTGAAAAATATTGGAACCCACTTCCGTCGATTCGCGTAAAGGTCTGCCCAAAAAAAACAAATGGTTACGAACATCCAGACACACTGATAGAAAAAACATCTCTTTATATACTGAAAGGAACATCCACTGTCGCCAGAGGTGGAAAACTCAGCTACATTTCTTATAAAAAC
This window contains:
- the LOC112756742 gene encoding uncharacterized protein, producing MVRSIEKKGDTISITVDKQKFFWGKPVYHTFRVDFDPLSQKGQCECNKFESAGILCCHTLAVWSYYRVDVVPSCYVLPRWNKNVIRKHTYVKSSHDVARSDESNNLFRHLCSEFYNVAQEFVACDEEAAILRAALWDAKSKLIDYRASMRSNTTAASQNTVPTQSTCGAVVHDIQGPSRVKTKGRPKGKRLGAELDKSIKKSMQKRNRKSHPDEVHLPSNNDHHGSLNKRCEDSTMWNSSEGGGFMHLLNSFRHI